The stretch of DNA ATTCCCAATGGCAGCACAGCAGGCAGGGACCGAACCAGCCTGTCGGACAGCAACCCTCCCCCAGACTACCTCATCCTCTCACAGTGCAACTCGGGCACAATCAGCATCACCAGGTACCGCTCGCAGTTTTACTCCCTTAGAACTGGATTGTTGTATGTCGTTGTAGCCATTTGTCAGTTTGttaatttgttatttgtttattcGAGTATGCTAAATACTGCTGTAATGAGATGTTCATAAGTTGTCTTTTGATGCATAACATGTATttacatgttgtgtttgtgtgtttgtgtgtgtgtgtgtgtgtgtgtgtgtgttcagatgcagCAGCTTCACAAACTCTGAGCTCTCGCTGGAGCAAAGCTCGTCGGAGATGGTCGTTGAGGACGTGTTCCTACCAACGCTGCCCGCCTCTGGCCCCCCCTCGTCCGCGTCACCGCTCCTGCTGGGCCGAGCGCTCGACACCCCCTTCAGCGCTCCCTGCGGCCAGCcgcccctctgctcctcctccgccacctcctccccccgcTCCCTCCAGCAGATGCCTGACATCTTCCGCTTTGACTCGCCCTTCTGCCCGTCCTTCGACACCCACGTCTCATACACCCCGCCCCCACTGCCCCCCAAGCCCACGAACCTCTCCGACATCCTGGGCCACCCATTCGCCCCACCCGCCCCTCTCCGACACCGGGTATCCATGCCCAGCCTGGACCTCTCCTGGATGGGTATGCCTTCACCTCATGCACTACCGCATCCACAGCTAAAGACATGACTTGTTCAGCTGAAAATAAGCTAATACTTGTGGAAAACTGTTCTAGCTTCTCTGAAACAcaccagttttgttttgttcacacTCTTGATTCAACACATCTCATTTTGCTCAAAGGTTTGCCGTTTCATCTGTGCGTGGCTGTTCTCCTTTAGCTTTGATGGAAGAGATAAAAGGGCCTTTTTTGGTgacagttgtttgtgtgtgtgctctcaggaGAGTCCGACAGCTCTGTGAGAAGGAGGATCAAACTAGCGAGTCTCCATCTGGTAAGAGAGCTTCGGCACGATCTGGAAATAAACATTTGTTCCcaacatgttcatgttcaagCAGGAGCTGGGGAAAAACAGCCAATCAAGTTTGCCTATGCTCACTTGACTTATGTAACTCACATACATTTGCTTCTGCTATTTCCCCCTCTATCTTTTCTGCTCtctattttttcccttttccatcctttctgtatatttttgctccatctctttatctctctatccctctctctctctctctatccctctctctctctctctctctctctctctttctttcccctagTCTTCGTTAGCTGGCGGTGCCACTCTACCATGCCAGTCAGATGATTCATACGTGCCTATGGCCTCCCCACCGGCCACCACTGTTGACATGCCCACTGACGGCTACATCCCCATGAGCCCCTCGATGTTTCCAAGGACCAATGGGAAAGTAGAGGCGCCGCCTCCCCCCGGGGCCGACCTGGAGCCTCCACCAGTCAACCGCGACCTGAAACCTCGGAGGCGGGGTAATCCAAAAAGACCAACCCCTTTTTCTGCTCACATCAGCCGCCGGTTGTACCGCAGAGCCCTGTGAAGCTCTCAGATGACTTAATGCAAGAGAGCGTTAGCTCTGTTTCCGGTGCATAAGCACAATTGCAGATGAACAAGCAGGTTGCGTACGGCCCGCAGCTGCGAGAGCGCGAGCACTTAATTGATATTCTCTCGCTGAGCTGTGGCCAGAATCACGCAGTGATCAGGTCAGCATATTATCTGCTGCGTCTCAGCTCTCCCCCAGGGCTGCTTGGGAGAGCAGCTGAGGAGAACATCTGCCTCCATCAGCTTTTATTAGACAGAAAACAGCAAAGGCCAATCATTTCAGCACTTGGCTTTAAAAAGGAAGTACCAGTGGATTGcgagaggagaaacagaaataAACTGGCAGatgattttttgggggggggtggggggtggtgggtgttCTATCACTTGAAAAAGGCCTCATAGCGGATGGTCATGTTGTTTTTCGATGACTCCGGAATGTGGTCATTGCTGCAGAGTCATTAAGAGATGGTTCCCTTTTTTCTGAAACCTCCCAGTAGTTTCTGTCACAGCCTAAACTTGTGATTCGCATGTGACGCCACACTTAATGCTGTGCCATGTTTAAATATATTTCCTGGTTTGGTAACTCAGTCGTGAAATGGTTAGTCACATGGCCTCACATGACAGTGACTTCTTTGCAGAGCTGATAGGGGATCACCGTTTCAATTGATTTGACAGGCAATTTCACTGATGTTGTGGTCATGTGAACACCAGGATCTCAGACCTCACACCCAGTTGATGCATTTGTTTTTAGCCACGACATAGTCAATCATATCATCATAGTCAAACATATCAATCAGAGTCAATCAATAAAAATCATTACAGTCACGAGGTGAccttcaaatgtttttgtttcctcTGCAGCGCGACCTCCGCCCCTTGACCTAAGAGGGTTGTCCACCATCAGAGAGCACCCCTGTCACCTCCCCCtggtcagaacacacactgagccaagGTAAGACCACAGGTTTGTCCACAGCAGACACTTTACGTGGCTTTTTTCCCATTCAGCAAAATATTTAGTAACAGTCCGGACCATATTTGGGTGCAAGTCATTTCCAGATCTCCctcatttcctgtctttcttcatcATGCTATCAGCAATTTTttagaaaaggcaaaaagttcaTGCTATTGTAAAAATCATTTACCAGATCTTCCATATTGCATCTTATGGTCTACACAGACGTTGGAGTTGCATTCACATAGTATGTGATGGTGATGTGAAGTGAAAAGAAACCATCTGTGTTTTTTGGTcgtttgtgttttgaagaatAGGCATTCTCATCTGTGCATCAGTGTCTTGTTTTGCATACATTTTGTTCTCTGTTCCTTTGTGGTAAAGTGATGGCTGTCCTCAAacttgtttgtttgcgtgtttttaaattattatttgtatgtatgtgcttgtgtgtgtgtgtgtgtgtgtgtgtgtgtgtgtgtgtgtgtgtgtgtctgtcttgtctccAGTGCTGTGCAACCCTGTGTTACTTCGGACAGAAGATGGAGGGCCTTTAATCCAGCGGACCCAGAAGCCTTCAGTACTCCCACAGTAATAAGAATCTTCACTCATTGCAGAATTATTGCTTTTGTTTCCATGTGAATCacgtgagagagaaaaaaaaggcccaAGAATAGCTTCCCATGCTGCCACTCGAGATGAATTATGGAGAGTTCTGTTGTACAGACTGTTCCCTTTTTGAAAGATCAATGGAAAAGAGATTGATCTAAAAATAACCACAACGACATCAATAACTGCTGTTTTCAACCAAAAACGCTGTAATGGTTTTGCGCTAGTGTATGTAAGCAATGTAGTACGTTTTTTGTTGTAATTGATATTAGCAATGTTTGTTCTACATTACATTTCTATATATGGTTGGTTGTATAATTAGTTCACTGACATTAATGAGTATATAATGACTAAGCAGTCCAGTATCTCTGGTCCTAGGGAAGATGTCACAGTAAAACTGTAGTTTCATGGCCCCTCACTGTCACCTCTGTGTACTATGTGCCTGGTCTCTCCTGTCAAAAAGTCCTCCTCTGGTCTCTCCTGTCAAAAAGTCCTCCTCTGGTCTCTCCTGTCAAAAAGTCCTCCTCTGGTCCATTTGCCTGACAGAGAAAcgctcatcacatgatcaaataggcCAACTCCTAGTACAGCTGACATAGAacaactctccctctccctagaACGTATGGTTTACCATTTCAAATGTCAAACAAGCTATAAATAGCTAATCATGTTCTGCTGCACATTTTAATAGTCactttagggagagagagagagagctctttgtTGATTGCTTTAGCACCCTCTAGTGGTGGGGGTCATTCTGTTTCAGAGGGTACATGAGCCTGTATGATAAGGCAAACAGGGAACTGTAGGTAGAGCAGGGTGTCTGGTAAAATGCAAATTGGTCTTGCTTAGATGGGAGGCCCTTTAGGCCATGTTTCTGCAATCAGTCATTATAATTTGCATGCAGGGCTCATACAGACCCTAGATCCTCTTTGCCTAGGCAAATGACTTTTCTCCGTTGGTGATCTGGGACATTCTGgcgcagtgttaattttggcagctattttagatttagtcttagtcttagtctttagacgaaaatgcatattagttttagtcacttttagtcatttttatcctgcttagttttagtctagttttcgtcgacgaaaactcagaacattttagtctagttttagtcgacgaagtctcattacattttagtctagttttagtcacattaaactaaaaattaagtccatcttatagtcacattaaactcctttccatcccttgtcaggcccggggaccccttgtgttgtgtctacaactgcataatagtcaagcttgaagtatgtaaactgtggatgcaattagtctctaagatacaggtctcctatgcctacagctgaattccaatgaattcaatgtaaataataattttaaggcaatacttaattaacagtattatcattaaaatataagagaatatcaagtctagattttgaagattcaaatgatctgataacacaatacaactactatgcctacctggccttagttaaatcaaccacatatcctccatatgaattgctgtgcaatctgataaccaacatatttagctagacagatagtttgagagttgaaagtaatgccaatgataataacaattgcataaatagacaaggatatgtaaaccaatcacgtattcatttattttttcttgattaatgtcatgcgtggcctgtcctatagtccattctgcaatgcgtttactagctagttatcgatagctagtataacttagctagcaatcgatagctagtataacttagctatgctacctcatagttagctaacgttagctagctaaacgttttggaactcatttgcctagccaaacgggaggtttcaatcgaaaatgactagctagttgtacaagctgacacaacatatacactcgactgcccttttgaagttaacttaacgttggcaaatatattctaataactagttaacattagctaattatcattgacagttactagctcatttaccttggcataaatggcagggttgtcttgtgcgctttcaggtgactcttgttgtgttcctcccacctattttgaagccacaaggtttctctccggttattgcggtgcattgtgttttattttctgtcaagttataattaaagactgtccagatatctattcttatttttcttccagtaccgagtgcttgaacttcagccatcataacgtctgttagggcgtcacttgcatgtctggccatctcagggagtggaggagggatagatacaggaccgggcaacattcaaccaatgatgtgcatacaagtttagaaaaaaaaaacaattgtgacttagtcaaccaccaacattttcgtctcgtctcgtctcgtcaacgaaagttaaaatagatttagtcatagtttttatttataaagatccgttttcgtcacgtcttagtctcgtcttagtcacgggaaaaaggtcgttaacgaatatttttcgtcatagttttcgtcaacgaaattaacactgttcTGGCGATTCTTTTAGCAAGAATCCTTACCTTTTAGAATATAAATCCTCCCCAGGGACAAACATCTCATAGGTAATGTCGGTAAAAAGAGATAGTTTGTGTCTAATTAGTTGGTAAAACCAAACAACTATACTTCATTTAGGCGCTCTGTCGTAAAACTGCCATGTACATGTCCTGTCGCTGATAAAACAGTGTTGTGCTACGAGAGGGATTTATTATCCGGTCAGTGTTAGCACCCTCTTAGCTTTTTTACCTATTTATTTTGTGACATTAACATCAAAGAGGTGCAGGTCCTTTATTGTGAGTCACTCATTATATTCACAGACATGTCAAGGTTTGACAATTCCTATAAATAAGGTATACAATGTGAAATATTAATTTCAAAACAATTAAGGATGGTAAAATAAATCGTGGCAGAAAAATCATGTTTCATTTTATATCAAGACTAGGTGACAGTTTTAATGTGTCAAGATTAAGTGCATTgcctgaaaagagagagagactcacatttgtcatctgtgtgtgagaggaatgaTAAGGGTTTTGTCTTaaatccgcaaaatcaggccgtacctaacccagtatgccacccagctgctggtgcaaaccttggtgagttcccgccttgattactgcaacgccctcctaacgggcctgccggcttgcgtggtgaaaccactacaaatgatccagaacgcggcagcgcgtctggtgttcaaccaaccgaagagggcacacgtcaccccgctactcattgacctccactggctgcctgtagctgctcgcattaagttcaagtcacttatgcttgcctacagagtgcttgatggttctgctcccacctacctaaatgctcttgtaagggcaaatgttacacccaggatgctgcgctcttctagtgagcgtcgtttggcactgccgtcggtgcaagtacggcagtccagactattctcatttgtagttccacgttggtggaatgaactacccagcactaccagagcaggggcgtccctctcttactttaagaagcttttgaagacccaactcttcagagaacacttcccgtcctaactggcacttcgactagtgcgtaacttgcaattacagcagttacatttctgcacttctttttttccttttatttcatttagttatatttcttatgtaaagtagtatttatgtattgttacaccaggttctattgctcgtagcttgactattctctcccttgtacgtcgctttggacaaaagcgtctgctaaatgactaaatgtaaaatgtaaatgttaaatcaGCTTGTCAGTATTATGTTTACTATACTACTAGTGACTACGAGTATGACGAGAactacaacaataacaacaacaacggtGGTGgtgattatatgtgtgtatgtgtg from Clupea harengus chromosome 8, Ch_v2.0.2, whole genome shotgun sequence encodes:
- the gab3 gene encoding GRB2-associated-binding protein 3 encodes the protein MSADDVVFTGWLTKSPPEKKLNTRYSWRKRWFVLRQGRMSGNPDVLEYYRNKGSKKPIRTIDLQECEVRMPCELQQLHKRQFQNHHLFMVKTATRVFYLLAKTQEEMNHWVQSISQICTFGPPDDTDSAESLSHTPTPEQPSPAPSPRVSLTTSTDFIPNGSTAGRDRTSLSDSNPPPDYLILSQCNSGTISITRCSSFTNSELSLEQSSSEMVVEDVFLPTLPASGPPSSASPLLLGRALDTPFSAPCGQPPLCSSSATSSPRSLQQMPDIFRFDSPFCPSFDTHVSYTPPPLPPKPTNLSDILGHPFAPPAPLRHRVSMPSLDLSWMGESDSSVRRRIKLASLHLSSLAGGATLPCQSDDSYVPMASPPATTVDMPTDGYIPMSPSMFPRTNGKVEAPPPPGADLEPPPVNRDLKPRRRARPPPLDLRGLSTIREHPCHLPLVRTHTEPSAVQPCVTSDRRWRAFNPADPEAFSTPTDRLFFPVAESAPQQPWMRCSRLDYLSLDFNSASPSPVLKKPLLADDHKVDYVQVDEKKTQALQNTKLEWKDVRQSQA